One segment of Deltaproteobacteria bacterium DNA contains the following:
- the maf gene encoding septum formation protein Maf, with the protein MLILASASPRRRELLARAGVAVQVAPADIDECAAAGEDAVSYARRIAAAKADAVAARHPGRWVLAADTVVEVDGDLLGKPADTGEARAMLARLAGRSHRVTTAYRLRGPDGAAHDGHVTTEVVMRPLSPREIDEYVASGEWRGKAGGYAVQGIAAAIVREVRGSITNVVGLPLAEVVELLSRAGGPRADLSQGVAA; encoded by the coding sequence ATGCTGATCCTCGCGTCTGCGTCGCCTCGCCGCCGCGAGCTGCTCGCGCGCGCCGGCGTCGCGGTCCAGGTCGCTCCGGCCGACATCGACGAGTGCGCGGCCGCCGGCGAGGACGCGGTGTCCTACGCGCGGCGCATCGCGGCCGCCAAGGCCGACGCGGTCGCCGCGCGCCACCCGGGACGCTGGGTGCTCGCCGCCGACACGGTCGTCGAGGTCGACGGCGACCTGCTCGGCAAGCCCGCCGACACCGGCGAAGCGCGAGCGATGCTCGCGCGCCTCGCGGGTCGCAGCCACCGCGTGACGACGGCGTACCGCCTGCGCGGCCCGGACGGCGCGGCCCACGACGGCCACGTCACCACCGAGGTCGTCATGCGACCGCTGTCCCCTCGCGAGATCGACGAGTACGTGGCATCGGGCGAGTGGCGCGGCAAGGCCGGCGGCTACGCCGTCCAGGGGATCGCCGCCGCGATCGTGCGCGAGGTGCGCGGGTCGATCACCAACGTCGTCGGCCTCCCGCTCGCCGAGGTCGTCGAGCTGCTGTCGCGCGCGGGGGGACCGCGCGCCGACCTGTCGCAGGGGGTCGCCGCGTGA
- a CDS encoding PKD domain-containing protein: protein MTRRAVWAIAFALGCGDAPGTGQDAAAGAVDAARPVDAGGVADRIDPLLWVDFSAAGCAAGGIDAEPCVGVAPLTVRFLAAAPAPIDVYVWSFGDGSPAESSAAPAHTFERPGAYDVALTVGGPGGTASQRKAGWVVVAPAPLGAACRVDAQCAGGLACACGDGAGCPPGLADGWCSAECGGGTPCPPGGVCADLGDGSAPWQGARCLAACASAGDCRPGWTCRSVRSDGGWATACLPAGVIADVGESCAAADGSLDASACVGGVCAAAGARGLCAADCAGGCPPYAACATFAGDLGALCVARCGPDRPCDADPWLACEAPGGAGPSGFTVDEAPAAGGYCAPRPCAEPGDCGEGGACVGGRCVRSM, encoded by the coding sequence ATGACGAGGCGCGCGGTGTGGGCCATCGCCTTTGCGCTGGGCTGCGGCGATGCTCCGGGGACCGGCCAGGACGCCGCGGCGGGCGCGGTCGACGCCGCGCGGCCCGTGGACGCCGGCGGCGTGGCCGATCGGATCGATCCGCTGTTGTGGGTGGACTTCTCCGCGGCCGGCTGCGCGGCGGGCGGAATCGACGCGGAGCCGTGCGTCGGAGTCGCGCCGCTCACGGTGCGGTTTCTCGCCGCCGCCCCGGCGCCGATCGACGTATACGTGTGGTCGTTCGGCGACGGCTCGCCGGCCGAGTCGTCGGCCGCGCCGGCGCACACGTTCGAGCGGCCGGGCGCGTACGACGTGGCGCTCACCGTCGGCGGGCCGGGTGGCACGGCGAGCCAGCGCAAGGCCGGGTGGGTCGTCGTCGCCCCCGCGCCGCTCGGAGCGGCGTGCCGAGTGGACGCCCAGTGCGCCGGCGGGCTGGCGTGCGCGTGCGGCGACGGCGCGGGGTGCCCGCCGGGGCTGGCGGACGGCTGGTGTTCCGCCGAGTGCGGCGGCGGCACGCCGTGCCCACCGGGCGGTGTGTGCGCCGATCTCGGCGACGGTTCGGCGCCGTGGCAAGGGGCGCGGTGCCTGGCCGCCTGTGCGTCCGCCGGCGACTGCCGCCCCGGATGGACCTGTCGCTCGGTGCGCTCGGACGGAGGCTGGGCGACCGCGTGCCTGCCCGCGGGCGTGATCGCCGACGTCGGCGAATCGTGCGCCGCCGCAGACGGCTCGTTGGACGCGTCGGCGTGCGTCGGCGGGGTGTGCGCGGCGGCCGGCGCGCGCGGGCTGTGCGCGGCCGACTGCGCTGGCGGTTGTCCGCCCTACGCCGCGTGCGCGACGTTCGCGGGCGACCTCGGGGCGCTGTGCGTGGCGCGGTGCGGCCCCGACCGGCCGTGCGACGCCGATCCGTGGCTGGCGTGCGAGGCGCCCGGCGGCGCGGGGCCGAGCGGGTTCACGGTGGACGAGGCGCCGGCGGCCGGCGGGTATTGCGCGCCGCGGCCGTGCGCGGAGCCCGGCGACTGCGGCGAGGGCGGCGCGTGCGTGGGCGGCCGCTGCGTGCGGTCGATGTAG
- a CDS encoding YggS family pyridoxal phosphate-dependent enzyme produces the protein MAARLAAVRARIAEAAGRAGRDPSEVRIVGVTKRHPAAVVDAAFAAGLRDAGENYAQELARKRADAACGAQVRWHFIGRLQTNKVKLVAGAVDLIHAVDSDRLAREIDRRAAAPQRVLVAVNVAGEASKSGVAPADLPRLIDAIADLPRVDCAGLMTMPPLAADPEANRRHFAALRDLRDRHLPGGELSMGTTGDYPVAVEEGATLVRIGTALFGPRPA, from the coding sequence ATCGCCGCCCGGCTCGCCGCCGTGCGCGCGCGGATCGCCGAGGCCGCCGGCCGGGCCGGCCGCGACCCGTCCGAGGTGCGCATCGTCGGCGTGACCAAGCGCCACCCGGCGGCGGTGGTGGACGCGGCGTTCGCCGCCGGCCTGCGCGACGCCGGCGAAAACTACGCGCAGGAGTTGGCCCGCAAGCGCGCCGACGCCGCGTGTGGCGCCCAGGTGCGGTGGCACTTCATCGGCCGCCTGCAAACCAACAAGGTCAAGCTCGTCGCCGGCGCCGTCGACCTCATCCACGCGGTCGACAGCGACCGCCTCGCGCGCGAGATCGACCGCCGCGCGGCCGCGCCGCAGCGCGTGCTCGTCGCGGTCAACGTCGCCGGCGAGGCGAGCAAGTCCGGCGTCGCGCCGGCCGATCTGCCGCGCCTGATCGACGCGATCGCCGACCTGCCGCGCGTCGACTGCGCCGGGCTGATGACGATGCCGCCGCTGGCCGCCGATCCGGAAGCGAACCGGCGACACTTCGCCGCGCTGCGCGATCTGCGCGACCGCCACCTGCCCGGCGGCGAGCTGTCGATGGGGACGACCGGCGACTACCCGGTCGCCGTCGAGGAGGGCGCGACCCTGGTCCGCATCGGCACCGCCCTGTTCGGCCCGCGCCCGGCGTAA